One stretch of Bosea vaviloviae DNA includes these proteins:
- a CDS encoding sigma-54 interaction domain-containing protein: MRLIIVGGLKGQIIAAARIAIAHGANVTHTESLEQTLAVLRAKGADLLMIDVAQPIAKYVAALEAERIRTPIVACGTSTDARAAVAAIQAGAREYVPLPPDPELIAAVLEAVAADQSSLIWRDPAMERVVQLAAQIARSDAPVLVTGESGTGKEVIARHLHQKSLRKDKPFVAVNCAAIPDNLLESELFGHEKGAFTGAVARRIGKFEEASGGTLLLDEISEMDVRLQAKLLRALQERMIDRVGGTQPVRVDLRIIATSNRNLGDAVREGSFREDLFYRLNVVHLRLPALRERPADILALADHFTKKYAEINGLPLRPLASDARKLLLTNSWRGNVRELENTIHRAVLLAQGPEIGTEAVMTPEGETLGPASGRDPAARAAQTAEAVTRSLVGHTVADVERELILDTLDHCLGNRTHAAKILGISIRTLRNKLSEYGAAGIAVAEPGQARVSAA; encoded by the coding sequence ATGCGCCTCATCATCGTCGGCGGTCTCAAGGGGCAGATCATCGCGGCCGCCCGGATCGCGATCGCGCATGGCGCGAACGTCACGCATACGGAGAGCCTCGAGCAGACGCTCGCCGTGCTGCGCGCCAAGGGGGCGGATCTCCTGATGATCGACGTCGCGCAGCCGATCGCGAAATATGTCGCGGCGCTGGAGGCCGAGCGCATCCGCACGCCGATTGTCGCCTGCGGTACCTCGACCGATGCGCGCGCCGCCGTCGCCGCGATCCAGGCCGGGGCGCGCGAATATGTGCCGCTGCCGCCCGATCCCGAACTGATCGCTGCCGTGCTGGAGGCCGTCGCGGCTGATCAGTCGAGCCTGATCTGGCGCGATCCGGCGATGGAGCGCGTCGTCCAGCTCGCGGCCCAGATCGCCCGCTCGGACGCCCCCGTGCTCGTCACCGGCGAAAGCGGCACCGGCAAGGAGGTGATCGCACGCCATCTGCACCAGAAGTCGCTGCGCAAGGACAAGCCTTTTGTGGCCGTGAACTGCGCCGCCATTCCCGACAACCTGCTCGAATCGGAGCTGTTCGGGCATGAGAAGGGCGCCTTCACCGGCGCGGTGGCGCGACGCATCGGCAAGTTCGAGGAGGCGAGCGGTGGCACGCTGCTGCTCGACGAAATTTCCGAGATGGATGTGCGGCTGCAGGCCAAGCTGCTGCGCGCCTTGCAGGAGCGCATGATCGACCGTGTCGGCGGCACGCAGCCGGTCAGGGTCGATCTTCGCATCATCGCGACCTCGAACCGCAATCTGGGCGATGCTGTCCGCGAAGGTTCGTTCCGCGAGGACCTGTTCTACCGGCTGAACGTGGTGCACTTACGCCTGCCGGCGCTGCGCGAGCGGCCGGCCGATATCCTGGCGCTCGCCGACCACTTCACCAAGAAATATGCCGAGATCAATGGCCTGCCGCTACGGCCGCTGGCGAGCGACGCGCGCAAGCTCCTGCTGACCAATTCATGGCGGGGCAATGTGCGCGAACTGGAGAATACGATCCATCGCGCCGTGCTGTTGGCGCAGGGGCCCGAAATCGGCACCGAAGCCGTGATGACGCCGGAGGGCGAGACGCTAGGCCCCGCCAGCGGCAGGGACCCGGCGGCGCGCGCGGCGCAGACGGCGGAGGCGGTGACGCGCTCGCTCGTCGGTCACACGGTTGCCGATGTCGAGCGCGAGCTCATTCTCGACACCTTGGACCATTGCCTTGGGAACCGCACGCATGCGGCCAAGATTCTGGGGATCTCGATCCGGACATTGCGCAACAAGCTGAGCGAATACGGAGCGGCCGGCATCGCTGTGGCGGAGCCGGGTCAGGCGCGCGTCAGCGCGGCCTGA
- the fliN gene encoding flagellar motor switch protein FliN, giving the protein MSPGNDLNLPPLNPADLSFDHETPSVARSGPVPVKTAEDLEQVFDVPVTVSAVLGSSRIAVGDLLQIVPGAVLELDRRVGEAIDIFVNERLVARGEVVVVEDRLGVTMTEIIKADR; this is encoded by the coding sequence ATGAGCCCAGGCAACGACTTGAACCTGCCCCCCCTGAACCCGGCCGATCTCTCCTTCGATCACGAGACGCCCTCGGTGGCGCGCTCGGGGCCGGTACCGGTCAAGACCGCCGAGGATCTGGAGCAGGTCTTCGACGTACCGGTCACCGTCTCGGCTGTGCTGGGTTCGTCGCGGATCGCGGTCGGCGACCTGCTGCAGATCGTGCCCGGCGCCGTGCTCGAACTCGACCGGCGCGTCGGCGAGGCCATCGACATCTTCGTCAACGAGCGGCTGGTCGCGCGCGGGGAGGTTGTCGTGGTCGAGGATCGGCTCGGCGTCACCATGACCGAAATCATCAAGGCCGACCGGTGA
- a CDS encoding FliH/SctL family protein — MTMRPATKFTFGTDFREGGRRAAGEADLAAAKSEAFRAGEAQARHDAEGQLNGMVGQLARAAERLLAQEDARTAAIEAQAAHIAIATAKALAGAALAEKPLAEIEHAVRECLSHARLAPHLVLRVNDGAAEAVEALIARLARESGFAGRLVVLGEPEIAPGDGRIEWADGGFVIDAQRLSQLVEQAVTGVFGHAGPRSLAE, encoded by the coding sequence TTGACGATGCGCCCCGCCACGAAATTCACGTTTGGCACCGATTTCCGCGAGGGCGGCCGGCGGGCCGCCGGCGAGGCCGATCTCGCTGCGGCGAAGTCCGAGGCGTTCCGCGCAGGCGAGGCCCAGGCGCGACACGACGCCGAGGGACAGCTCAACGGCATGGTCGGCCAGCTCGCCCGCGCGGCCGAGCGCCTACTCGCCCAGGAGGATGCCCGCACCGCTGCGATCGAGGCGCAGGCCGCCCATATCGCCATCGCCACGGCCAAGGCGCTGGCGGGCGCTGCGCTTGCCGAGAAGCCGCTGGCCGAGATCGAGCACGCCGTACGCGAATGCCTTTCGCATGCGCGGCTGGCGCCACACCTCGTCTTGCGGGTGAATGACGGCGCCGCGGAGGCCGTGGAAGCGTTGATCGCTCGTCTGGCGCGGGAGAGCGGCTTCGCCGGTCGTCTCGTCGTGCTCGGCGAGCCGGAGATCGCTCCCGGCGACGGGCGCATCGAATGGGCCGATGGCGGCTTCGTGATCGACGCGCAGCGTCTGTCACAACTGGTCGAGCAGGCTGTGACGGGCGTTTTCGGCCATGCCGGCCCGCGCAGCCTTGCCGAGTGA
- the fliG gene encoding flagellar motor switch protein FliG, with translation MNGPQRAAVILLVLGEDHGRTIWQEFDDEEIRIITRAMAELGTVDADEVERLMLDFVGRLSSAGAVTGSFDRTISLLEKILPSDQVALIMEEIRGPAGRNMWQKLGNIDAVVLANFLKNEYPQTIAVILSKIRAEHAANVLRNLPNELSIDVVSRMLRMESVQKEALDHIENTLRTEFVSTLTQTRRRDPHEMMAEIFNGFDRQTEIRFLAALDDSNQESAARIRALMFTFEDLGKLDPAALQTLMRQVDKDTLARALKGASEDMRNFFFGAMSQRATKNMQDDMQGLGPLRLKEVDEAQAKMVALTKDLADKGEIVLAKGNSEDELVY, from the coding sequence ATGAATGGGCCGCAGCGCGCCGCGGTGATCCTGCTCGTGCTCGGGGAGGATCATGGCCGCACGATCTGGCAGGAGTTCGATGATGAGGAGATCCGCATCATCACTCGCGCCATGGCCGAGCTCGGGACGGTCGACGCCGATGAGGTCGAGCGGCTGATGCTGGACTTCGTCGGCCGGCTGTCGAGCGCGGGCGCGGTCACAGGCTCGTTCGACCGGACAATCTCGCTCTTGGAGAAGATCCTGCCGAGTGATCAGGTCGCCCTGATCATGGAGGAGATCCGCGGGCCGGCCGGCCGCAACATGTGGCAGAAGCTCGGCAATATCGATGCGGTCGTGCTCGCGAACTTCCTCAAGAACGAGTATCCGCAGACGATCGCGGTTATCCTTTCGAAAATCAGGGCGGAGCATGCCGCCAATGTTCTGCGCAATCTGCCCAACGAACTCTCGATCGACGTCGTCAGCCGCATGCTGCGCATGGAATCGGTGCAGAAGGAGGCGCTCGACCATATCGAGAATACGCTGCGCACCGAATTCGTCTCGACCTTGACGCAAACCCGCCGGCGCGATCCGCATGAGATGATGGCGGAGATCTTCAACGGCTTCGACCGCCAGACCGAGATTCGCTTCCTCGCGGCGCTCGACGATTCCAACCAGGAATCGGCCGCCCGCATCAGGGCGCTGATGTTCACCTTCGAGGATCTCGGCAAGCTCGATCCCGCCGCGCTGCAGACGCTGATGCGGCAGGTCGACAAGGACACGCTCGCGCGGGCGCTCAAGGGCGCGAGCGAGGACATGCGCAACTTCTTCTTCGGCGCGATGTCGCAGCGTGCCACCAAGAACATGCAGGACGACATGCAGGGCCTTGGCCCCTTGCGCCTCAAGGAGGTCGACGAGGCGCAAGCCAAGATGGTGGCCTTGACCAAGGATCTCGCCGACAAGGGCGAGATCGTCCTGGCCAAGGGCAATTCCGAAGACGAATTGGTTTATTGA
- the fliF gene encoding flagellar basal-body MS-ring/collar protein FliF, whose protein sequence is MNGIVGQFTKFGAARLAAMLAVTLGLVGFFGFVMLRMSQPAMSVLFSDLSNQDVSAILKDLDTRGIKYELRGDGQTVLVAKADVPRLRLDLASKGIPSGGGVGYEIFDKGDAFSSTSFVQNINHLRALEGELSRTIRSISRVQAARVHLVIPEKRLFERDRELPRASIVLKLAGELDAAQVRAVRHLVSSAVDGLKPERVSIVDERGRLLADGAQGEQGLVGLGIDERQMGIEKRVKTQVEDIVASVVGQGRARVQVAATLDANRIESRSETYDPESKVIRSSQNRTENATTTDGANGAVTVGNELPGAQAGQGTQQNQKDASSKNEEVVNYEISRTTRTEVLEGGRVKRLSVAVLVDGNYTRNGTEVAYQPRSGEELDRIGQLVRMAMGYDEARGDKVEVVNLRFAEAPQAIVELPEQSLMQQLLSFTKEDLIRFAELGVISLLTLIVLMVVVRPLLKQALAPDPGMRPIPSFMRDGLALADGTGDPASSRSVTGPDGSRDMEVEAPSERMLAVAQIKGQLKAQSVEKIGALVSQNPADSVAVLRGWIHEKSAA, encoded by the coding sequence GTGAACGGCATCGTCGGTCAGTTTACGAAATTCGGAGCGGCGCGCCTGGCGGCGATGCTAGCGGTGACGCTTGGCCTCGTGGGCTTCTTCGGCTTCGTCATGCTGAGGATGTCGCAGCCGGCGATGAGCGTGCTGTTCTCCGACCTGTCGAATCAGGATGTCAGTGCGATCCTGAAGGATCTCGATACGCGCGGCATCAAATACGAGCTGCGCGGCGACGGGCAAACCGTGCTGGTCGCCAAGGCCGATGTGCCGCGGCTGCGGCTCGACCTCGCCAGCAAGGGCATTCCGTCCGGCGGCGGCGTCGGCTACGAGATCTTCGACAAAGGCGATGCCTTCTCCTCGACCAGCTTCGTCCAGAATATCAACCATCTGCGCGCGCTGGAGGGTGAACTCTCGCGCACCATCCGCTCGATCAGCCGCGTCCAGGCGGCGCGCGTGCATCTCGTCATCCCGGAGAAGCGCCTGTTCGAGCGCGATCGCGAACTGCCGCGTGCCTCGATCGTGCTCAAGCTGGCCGGCGAACTCGACGCGGCGCAGGTGCGCGCCGTGCGCCATCTCGTCTCCTCCGCCGTTGACGGGCTCAAGCCCGAGCGCGTCTCGATCGTCGATGAGCGCGGCAGGCTTCTGGCCGACGGTGCCCAGGGCGAGCAAGGGCTTGTCGGGCTCGGCATCGACGAGCGGCAGATGGGGATCGAGAAGCGGGTCAAGACGCAGGTCGAGGATATCGTCGCCAGCGTCGTCGGGCAGGGGCGGGCGCGGGTCCAGGTTGCGGCCACTCTCGACGCCAACCGCATCGAGAGCCGCTCGGAGACCTATGATCCGGAAAGCAAGGTCATCCGCTCCAGCCAGAACCGCACCGAGAATGCGACGACGACCGATGGCGCGAACGGGGCCGTCACGGTCGGCAACGAACTGCCCGGAGCCCAGGCGGGGCAGGGCACCCAGCAGAATCAGAAGGACGCCTCCTCGAAGAACGAGGAGGTGGTCAATTACGAAATCTCGCGCACGACTCGCACCGAGGTGCTGGAGGGCGGGCGCGTCAAGCGGCTCTCGGTCGCGGTGCTGGTCGATGGAAACTACACCCGCAACGGCACCGAAGTCGCCTATCAGCCGCGTAGCGGCGAGGAGCTGGACCGGATCGGTCAGCTGGTGCGCATGGCGATGGGCTATGACGAGGCGCGCGGCGACAAGGTCGAGGTCGTCAATCTGCGCTTCGCTGAGGCGCCGCAGGCGATCGTCGAGCTGCCCGAACAATCCTTGATGCAGCAGCTGCTCTCCTTCACCAAGGAGGATCTGATCCGCTTCGCCGAACTCGGCGTCATCTCGCTGCTGACGCTGATCGTGCTGATGGTGGTGGTGCGGCCGCTGCTGAAGCAGGCGCTCGCGCCCGATCCGGGCATGCGGCCGATCCCGAGCTTCATGCGCGACGGCTTGGCCCTGGCCGACGGCACTGGCGACCCTGCGAGCTCGCGCTCCGTGACGGGCCCGGACGGCTCGCGCGATATGGAGGTCGAGGCGCCGTCCGAGCGCATGCTCGCGGTTGCGCAGATCAAGGGACAGCTCAAGGCCCAGTCCGTCGAGAAGATCGGCGCGCTGGTGTCGCAGAACCCCGCCGACTCGGTCGCGGTGCTGCGGGGCTGGATTCATGAAAAGTCCGCGGCATGA
- a CDS encoding DUF1153 domain-containing protein: MTEPLRPRVKYVIGPDGSPLTIADLPPMNTRRWVIRRKAEVVAAVRGGLLSLEEACQRYTLTVDEFLSWQMSIDQHGLAGLRTTRIQHYRQ; the protein is encoded by the coding sequence ATGACCGAGCCTTTGCGACCGCGGGTGAAGTACGTGATCGGACCGGACGGAAGTCCGTTGACGATTGCCGATCTGCCGCCCATGAATACGCGCCGCTGGGTGATCCGGCGTAAGGCCGAGGTGGTTGCGGCCGTCCGCGGCGGCCTTCTCAGCCTTGAGGAAGCCTGTCAGCGCTATACGCTGACCGTCGATGAATTCCTGAGCTGGCAGATGTCGATCGATCAGCACGGCCTCGCCGGCCTGCGGACGACCCGCATCCAGCATTACCGCCAATAG
- a CDS encoding flagellar hook assembly protein FlgD: MAVSNTSSTTTAGFQNTSSTTSTNTVTGSQTAIAGNFDQFLSLLTTQLKNQSPLDPLDTNQFTSQLVQFAGVEQQLKMNDTLSALLTLNKATTTTDAVGFIGATITADGATAPLKNGTAYWSVNMASAGTANITVKDSSGSVVRTLTTSLAAGEQTVQWDGSTSTGGTAPAGDYTITVDAKDLAGQAVVAKTEIIGVVDSIDLSGDTPMLKIGTISVAIDKVKKVIKG; this comes from the coding sequence ATGGCCGTTTCCAACACCTCCTCGACGACGACCGCGGGGTTCCAGAACACCTCCTCGACGACGAGCACCAACACCGTGACCGGTTCGCAGACGGCGATCGCCGGGAATTTCGACCAGTTCCTGTCGCTGCTGACGACGCAGCTCAAGAACCAGAGCCCGCTCGACCCGCTCGACACCAACCAGTTCACGTCCCAGCTCGTGCAGTTCGCCGGCGTCGAGCAGCAGCTCAAGATGAACGACACGCTGAGCGCGCTGCTCACTCTCAACAAGGCGACGACGACGACGGATGCGGTCGGCTTCATCGGCGCGACGATCACCGCTGATGGCGCAACGGCGCCGCTCAAGAACGGAACCGCCTACTGGTCGGTGAACATGGCGAGCGCCGGCACCGCCAACATCACCGTGAAGGATTCCAGCGGCTCGGTGGTCAGGACCCTGACGACGAGCCTCGCCGCCGGCGAGCAGACCGTCCAGTGGGATGGCAGCACTTCGACGGGTGGGACAGCGCCCGCCGGGGACTACACCATCACCGTCGACGCCAAGGATCTGGCCGGCCAGGCGGTGGTCGCCAAGACCGAAATCATCGGCGTCGTCGACAGCATCGATCTGAGCGGCGATACGCCGATGCTCAAGATCGGCACGATCAGCGTCGCGATCGACAAGGTCAAGAAAGTGATCAAGGGCTGA
- a CDS encoding flagellar hook-length control protein FliK has protein sequence MSVQPLTLSSALIEPAPVRRRAAEPDSGRAVEAFTLPDDTSRETATRAQDASAPRPKPERAQAEDQSSPQKPDARTSDAKTNAAKTSEDKASADKTDAAKTDAIKTDAAKTDAAKTDAAKTDAAKTNAATQAPIAVKPGETTPGAQGATGSPPVQQDIGALVSIAVATQAEAPASGEAVKEKDAKGVKDKATETPAVDPSALPTTPAEGVVVPALPTIDLSAAIVPGAMPAAAAEAATPAVGAVLAAGIAKAGLASPKLAIAVSLQADAAGGAGADAGALADGEAGKPQLATGGQQTAHTTKLGKEEPAASPAASAAPQAEFKPLELLQTPQSLVDLSALAQPRAGKAGAAADLIAPEQAAAGQATTAHGQPAAATQTTPLHMVPIEIGMKALAGSRSFDIRLDPAELGRVDVKLEVSDKGEVSARLVVDRVETLHMLQRDSRTLERAFEQAGLKPSDAGVEISLRDPADQSGFRQNRQQDDAPRRTPTATETGEDIVAPAQPIQTRRLVRLGGVDLSI, from the coding sequence ATGTCTGTTCAGCCGCTCACGCTTTCGTCTGCCTTGATCGAACCCGCTCCCGTGCGTCGTCGCGCGGCAGAGCCGGATTCCGGTCGCGCGGTTGAGGCGTTCACGCTGCCAGACGATACGTCTCGCGAGACGGCCACCCGCGCGCAGGACGCCTCCGCGCCGCGCCCGAAACCCGAGCGGGCGCAGGCCGAGGATCAATCGTCGCCGCAAAAGCCCGATGCCAGGACGAGCGATGCCAAGACGAACGCTGCCAAGACGAGCGAAGACAAGGCGAGCGCGGACAAGACGGATGCCGCCAAGACCGACGCTATAAAGACAGACGCGGCCAAGACAGACGCGGCCAAGACAGACGCGGCAAAGACAGACGCGGCAAAGACGAATGCCGCCACGCAGGCGCCGATTGCCGTCAAGCCGGGCGAGACCACGCCTGGCGCTCAGGGCGCCACGGGGTCGCCCCCGGTTCAGCAGGATATCGGCGCACTTGTCAGCATCGCGGTCGCCACGCAGGCCGAGGCGCCGGCGAGTGGCGAAGCCGTAAAGGAGAAGGACGCCAAGGGCGTCAAGGACAAGGCGACCGAGACGCCGGCGGTGGATCCCTCCGCGCTTCCCACCACGCCAGCCGAAGGCGTCGTTGTCCCGGCATTGCCGACCATCGATCTGTCCGCCGCGATCGTTCCAGGCGCCATGCCCGCTGCTGCAGCCGAAGCGGCCACGCCTGCTGTGGGCGCCGTCCTGGCTGCCGGGATCGCCAAGGCCGGGCTTGCCTCGCCGAAACTGGCTATCGCCGTCTCCTTGCAGGCCGATGCTGCTGGTGGTGCGGGAGCTGATGCCGGCGCCCTCGCGGATGGCGAAGCCGGCAAGCCGCAACTCGCGACCGGCGGGCAGCAGACCGCGCATACGACCAAACTCGGCAAGGAGGAGCCTGCTGCATCTCCGGCCGCCTCGGCCGCGCCGCAGGCTGAATTCAAGCCGCTCGAATTGCTGCAGACGCCGCAGAGCCTGGTCGATCTTTCCGCGCTGGCGCAGCCGCGCGCCGGCAAGGCGGGCGCTGCCGCTGACTTGATCGCTCCCGAACAGGCTGCCGCCGGGCAGGCCACGACGGCCCATGGCCAGCCTGCTGCGGCCACTCAGACGACACCGCTCCACATGGTTCCGATCGAAATCGGGATGAAGGCGCTGGCGGGCTCGCGGTCATTCGACATCAGGCTTGATCCGGCGGAGCTCGGCCGCGTCGACGTCAAGCTCGAGGTTTCCGACAAGGGCGAGGTCAGCGCCAGGCTGGTCGTCGACCGGGTCGAGACGCTGCACATGCTCCAGCGCGACTCGCGCACGCTGGAGCGAGCCTTCGAACAGGCCGGCCTCAAGCCCTCCGATGCGGGCGTCGAGATCAGCTTGCGCGATCCCGCCGATCAGTCCGGCTTCCGACAGAACCGACAGCAGGACGACGCGCCGCGCCGCACGCCGACAGCCACGGAAACCGGCGAAGACATCGTCGCGCCCGCCCAGCCAATCCAGACCCGCCGCCTCGTCAGGCTCGGCGGCGTCGATCTCAGCATCTGA
- the mnmA gene encoding tRNA 2-thiouridine(34) synthase MnmA, whose product MTTPLNSLDIAKPPAATRVVAAMSGGVDSSVVAALLKREGYDVIGVTLQLYDHGAAVHRAGACCAGQDIHDARRVAEAIGIPHYVLDYESRFRDAVIERFAESYLAGETPIPCVECNRTVKFRDLLGLARELGADALATGHYVVSRDLGTGHRGLFRAADAARDQSYFLYATTQEQLDLLRFPLGSIDKAQTRALAAELGLGIADKPDSQDICFVPNGRYADVIEKLKPGASRPGEIVHLDGRVLGRHDGVLRYTVGQRKGLGLSAAEPLYVLRLDADLARVIVGPREALGVREIRLRDVNWLGDLSLDALPVEGLDVAVRVRSTRAPREARLMRDEDGLKIELASDEEGVSPGQACVIYTDAGPDARVLGGGTILRPPLAMLTPAPAFAHAQP is encoded by the coding sequence ATGACCACGCCCCTCAACTCCCTCGACATCGCCAAGCCGCCTGCGGCCACGCGCGTCGTCGCGGCGATGTCCGGCGGCGTCGACTCCTCCGTCGTCGCCGCGCTGCTGAAGCGCGAGGGCTATGACGTCATCGGCGTGACGCTGCAGCTTTACGATCATGGCGCGGCCGTGCACCGCGCCGGCGCCTGCTGCGCCGGCCAGGATATCCACGACGCCCGCCGCGTCGCGGAGGCCATCGGCATCCCCCATTACGTGCTCGATTATGAGAGCCGTTTCCGCGACGCCGTGATCGAGCGCTTCGCCGAGAGCTATCTCGCCGGCGAGACGCCGATCCCTTGTGTCGAATGCAATCGCACGGTGAAGTTCCGCGACCTCCTGGGCCTGGCCCGGGAGCTCGGTGCCGATGCGCTGGCGACCGGCCATTATGTCGTCAGCCGCGACCTCGGCACCGGCCATCGCGGCCTGTTCCGCGCCGCCGACGCCGCGCGCGACCAGAGCTATTTCCTCTATGCGACGACGCAGGAGCAGCTCGATCTGCTGCGCTTCCCGCTCGGCAGCATCGACAAGGCGCAGACCCGCGCACTCGCCGCCGAACTCGGGCTCGGCATCGCCGACAAGCCCGACAGCCAGGACATCTGCTTCGTTCCCAATGGCCGCTATGCCGATGTGATCGAGAAGCTGAAGCCCGGCGCCTCGCGCCCCGGTGAGATCGTCCATCTCGACGGGCGCGTGCTCGGGCGCCATGACGGCGTGCTGCGCTACACCGTTGGACAGCGCAAGGGGCTGGGTCTCAGCGCGGCCGAGCCGCTCTATGTGCTGCGGCTCGACGCCGACCTCGCCCGTGTCATCGTCGGCCCGCGCGAGGCGCTGGGCGTGCGCGAGATCAGGCTGCGCGACGTCAACTGGCTCGGCGACCTCTCGCTGGATGCGCTCCCGGTCGAGGGGCTCGATGTCGCCGTCCGGGTGCGCTCGACCCGGGCACCGCGCGAAGCCCGCCTGATGCGCGACGAGGACGGCCTCAAGATCGAACTCGCCAGCGATGAAGAGGGCGTTTCACCCGGCCAGGCTTGCGTCATCTACACGGATGCCGGCCCCGATGCGCGCGTGCTCGGCGGCGGCACGATCCTGCGGCCGCCGCTGGCAATGCTGACGCCCGCGCCTGCCTTCGCCCACGCACAGCCCTGA
- a CDS encoding class I SAM-dependent methyltransferase, which yields MSVTHLEAQKRAYAAWAKFYDKVYLRMLARPQREAVAAACACGPDILEIGVGTGLTLPYFTQGTRVLGADLSLDMLKVANRKVASQGLAHVRGLMVMDACRLGFEAERFDAVTAQFVITLVPDPEQALAEMDRVLKPGGEIVISSRLVDDGSLLAPFWAALAPLAKAIGWSTDFKVSRLTDWAARTGRYETVHVGRGYFKVVRLRKTASHQAATA from the coding sequence ATGTCGGTGACTCACCTCGAAGCCCAGAAGCGCGCCTATGCGGCCTGGGCCAAATTCTACGACAAGGTCTATCTGCGCATGCTGGCCCGCCCGCAGCGCGAGGCCGTCGCGGCGGCCTGCGCCTGCGGCCCCGACATCCTGGAGATCGGCGTCGGCACCGGGCTGACCCTGCCCTATTTCACGCAAGGCACACGCGTGCTCGGGGCCGATCTCTCGCTCGACATGCTCAAGGTCGCCAACCGCAAGGTCGCGAGCCAGGGGCTCGCCCATGTCCGCGGCCTGATGGTGATGGATGCCTGCCGCCTGGGCTTCGAGGCCGAACGCTTCGACGCCGTGACCGCGCAATTCGTGATCACGCTGGTGCCCGACCCGGAGCAGGCCCTGGCCGAGATGGATCGCGTATTGAAACCCGGCGGCGAGATCGTGATCTCGAGCCGCCTCGTCGACGATGGCAGCCTGCTTGCACCATTCTGGGCAGCACTCGCCCCCCTGGCCAAGGCAATCGGCTGGAGCACGGATTTCAAGGTCAGCCGCCTGACCGACTGGGCGGCCCGCACTGGACGCTACGAGACCGTCCATGTCGGCCGCGGCTATTTCAAGGTCGTCCGCCTGCGCAAGACCGCGTCACATCAAGCCGCTACGGCCTGA
- a CDS encoding NAD-dependent epimerase, with amino-acid sequence MTNTRQQRILLTGAAGFVGYHVAEALLAQGIQVLGIDNLTPYYDPALKQARLDRLTPRNGFAFEALDIADYDGLLSAFAAYRPDAVIHLAAQAGVRYSLDNPRAYASANLDGFLSVLEACRHNPVGHLIYASSSSVYGANAKTPFSEHDGADHPVSLYAATKRANELMAHSYAHLYGIPATGLRFFTVYGPWGRPDMAYFKFTKAILEGQPIDVYAESEMSRDFTYVDDVSEAIVRLVAAPPQADPAFDQARPDPATAAAPHRIYNIGNHTPVRLDHFIAAVEQACGKPAIKRHLPMQPGDVPATFADVSALMAKVDFRPDTPIETGIARFVAWYREFYRIGTAG; translated from the coding sequence ATGACCAACACTCGCCAGCAACGCATCCTGCTGACCGGAGCCGCCGGCTTCGTCGGCTACCATGTCGCCGAGGCGCTGCTCGCCCAAGGTATCCAGGTTCTGGGCATCGACAACCTGACGCCCTATTACGACCCGGCCCTGAAGCAGGCCCGGCTCGACCGGCTCACCCCGCGCAATGGCTTTGCCTTCGAGGCCCTGGATATCGCCGACTATGATGGGCTCCTGTCGGCTTTTGCGGCTTACCGGCCCGACGCCGTCATTCACCTCGCGGCCCAGGCCGGTGTGCGCTATTCGCTCGACAATCCGCGCGCCTATGCCAGCGCCAATCTCGACGGGTTCCTGTCGGTGCTGGAGGCCTGCCGGCACAATCCCGTCGGCCATCTGATCTATGCCTCGTCGAGCTCGGTCTACGGCGCCAACGCCAAGACGCCGTTCAGCGAGCATGACGGCGCCGATCATCCAGTCTCGCTCTACGCCGCAACCAAGCGCGCCAATGAATTGATGGCGCATTCCTACGCCCATCTCTACGGCATCCCGGCGACGGGCCTGCGCTTCTTCACCGTCTACGGACCCTGGGGCCGGCCGGACATGGCTTACTTCAAGTTCACCAAGGCGATCCTCGAGGGCCAGCCGATCGACGTCTACGCCGAAAGCGAGATGAGCCGCGACTTCACCTATGTCGACGATGTCAGCGAGGCGATCGTCCGGCTCGTGGCTGCGCCGCCCCAGGCCGATCCCGCTTTCGACCAGGCCCGCCCTGACCCCGCGACGGCCGCCGCTCCGCACCGCATCTACAATATCGGCAACCACACGCCCGTGCGGCTCGACCACTTCATCGCGGCGGTCGAGCAGGCCTGCGGCAAGCCCGCGATCAAGCGCCACCTGCCGATGCAGCCCGGCGACGTGCCCGCGACCTTCGCCGATGTCTCCGCCTTGATGGCAAAGGTCGATTTCAGGCCGGACACGCCGATCGAGACCGGCATCGCCCGTTTCGTGGCGTGGTACCGCGAATTCTACCGCATCGGGACAGCCGGCTGA